A stretch of the Aegilops tauschii subsp. strangulata cultivar AL8/78 chromosome 4, Aet v6.0, whole genome shotgun sequence genome encodes the following:
- the LOC109743375 gene encoding uncharacterized protein: MPPSPSQPPPPATEEVEVEDVSDDETVEGEAPPLAPAPAPAPAPPAGGGAEASRAASGSGEAAGGEGADEEEEDEDEDEEDDSDDEEDEDSEDEGDEDEDEDSDEEGDDEGQDSDDDDEDEDSDEEEDEDEDDEDEDEDDDDDE, encoded by the coding sequence ATGCCTCCCTCGCcgtcgcagccgccgccgccggccacgGAGGAGGTCGAGGTGGAGGACGTCTCGGACGACGAGACGGTGGAGGGAGAGGCGCCGCCACTTGCCCCGGCCCCGGCTCCGGCTCCTGCCCCGCCGGCCGGCGGAGGTGCCGAGGCGAGCCGTGCCGCGTCGGGGTcgggggaggcggcgggcggagaaggggccgacgaggaggaggaggacgaggatgaGGACGAAGAAGACGACTCCGACGACGAAGAGGACGAGGATTCGGAGGATGAAggggacgaggacgaggacgaagactCCGACGAGGAGGGGGACGACGAAGGCCAAGATTCCgatgacgacgacgaagacgaggactctgatgaggaggaggacgaagacgaggacgatgaagacgaggacgaggacgacgacgacgacgagtaG
- the LOC109743373 gene encoding uncharacterized protein, with translation MSDGEVPPRQAAEDLVRGVANRAAPGSAGEEDEEIYDDESSDYNSYDDDDDESDESGSYYEDHEDEEEEEEGAGGDRASGSAEEEAASVGVGGGGPKAEGSPRAAATCCICMDPWASYGGHLLHLVYYHGTFIYVVSAKVFESTSHSG, from the coding sequence ATGTCCGACGGAGAGGTACCGCCTCGCCAGGCCGCGGAGGACTTAGTCAGGGGAGTGGCGAACCGCGCCGCGCCGGGCTCGGCCGGCGAAGAGGACGAGGAGATTTACGACGACGAGAGCTCCGATTACAACTCgtacgacgacgacgacgacgaatccGATGAGAGCGGTTCGTACTACGAAGAccatgaggatgaggaggaggaggaggagggtgccGGCGGGGACAGGGCCTCCGGGAGCGCGGAGGAGGAGGCTGCGTCGgtcggcgtgggcggcggcggcccgaAGGCGGAGGGGAGTCCCCGGGCGGCGGCCACCTGCTGCATCTGCATGGATCCCTGGGCCTCCTACGGCGGCCACCTGCTGCATCTTGTTTACTACCATGGGACTTTCATTTATGTTGTCTCCGCCAAGGTTTTCGAGTCAACGAGTCATTCTGGGTAG